Proteins from a genomic interval of Synechococcus sp. A15-28:
- a CDS encoding oxidoreductase: MVWTADAIPSQEGRIALVTGANSGLGLATARALSACGATVVMACRSRRKGETARSQLLEAGLTGLDLLELDLADLNSVRRAASEVSDRYGHVDLLFNNAGVMAPPRTLTKQGYELQLGVNHLGHMALTLQLLPLMQGRNDARVVTVTSGAQYFGRIRWDDPSWDEGYDRYGAYSQSKLANVMFALELEARQQEQGGSIRSLAAHPGLARTDLQPTAIATGGNRFEALAYRLMDPLFQSAAMGALPQLHAATAETAQGGEHYGPDQLGGMRGHPTRCRIAPAALDREQRQRLWQLSEELAGGLLKP; this comes from the coding sequence ATGGTCTGGACCGCTGATGCCATTCCCTCCCAGGAGGGGAGAATTGCGCTTGTCACAGGGGCGAACAGCGGATTGGGTCTGGCCACAGCCCGAGCCCTGAGTGCCTGTGGCGCCACCGTGGTGATGGCCTGTCGATCCCGGCGTAAGGGTGAAACGGCGCGAAGCCAGCTTCTGGAAGCAGGGCTCACCGGCCTGGATCTTCTCGAGCTCGACCTGGCGGACCTGAACAGCGTCCGCCGCGCGGCATCCGAGGTGAGCGATCGATACGGACACGTCGATCTGCTGTTCAACAACGCCGGGGTGATGGCGCCACCACGCACCCTCACAAAGCAGGGGTATGAACTGCAATTGGGCGTTAACCACTTGGGCCATATGGCCCTCACCCTGCAACTGCTGCCGCTGATGCAGGGCCGCAACGACGCCCGGGTGGTGACGGTGACCTCCGGTGCCCAGTATTTCGGCCGCATTCGCTGGGACGACCCCAGCTGGGACGAGGGCTATGACCGTTACGGCGCCTACAGCCAGAGCAAGCTGGCCAATGTGATGTTTGCCCTGGAGCTGGAGGCGCGGCAACAGGAACAAGGTGGCAGCATCCGCTCTCTGGCAGCCCACCCCGGCCTGGCCCGAACCGATCTGCAACCGACGGCCATCGCCACGGGTGGCAACCGCTTTGAGGCACTGGCTTACCGCCTGATGGATCCTTTGTTTCAGAGCGCCGCCATGGGGGCCCTGCCTCAACTGCATGCCGCCACGGCGGAGACGGCGCAGGGGGGAGAGCACTACGGCCCGGACCAACTGGGGGGCATGCGTGGCCACCCAACCCGCTGCCGCATCGCTCCTGCCGCCCTCGACCGTGAGCAGCGTCAACGGCTCTGGCAACTCAGCGAAGAGTTGGCTGGTGGCCTTCTGAAGCCATGA
- a CDS encoding cyclic nucleotide-binding domain-containing protein — translation MSNALELIGEHAEADRLTLPTGACVFRRGEPVQAIHIVEQGLVELISGPRNRIRYGPGQLFFYEDLVASNQFHSRDAKALTPLAVIRLNRSGFLALIHRHPTLVLELIAQQHTRLRQQRADARHFY, via the coding sequence GTGAGTAACGCGCTGGAGCTGATCGGTGAGCATGCTGAAGCCGATCGGCTAACTCTTCCGACGGGAGCGTGTGTGTTCCGCCGTGGCGAGCCGGTTCAGGCCATTCACATCGTTGAACAGGGGCTGGTGGAACTGATCAGTGGCCCCCGCAATCGCATTCGTTACGGCCCTGGTCAGTTGTTCTTCTACGAAGATCTTGTGGCCAGCAACCAATTCCACAGCCGCGATGCCAAGGCCTTGACTCCCCTGGCAGTGATCCGGTTGAACCGTTCCGGCTTCCTCGCCTTGATCCATCGCCATCCCACCCTTGTGCTGGAGCTGATCGCTCAGCAGCACACCCGATTGCGACAACAGCGGGCTGATGCACGGCACTTCTATTGA
- a CDS encoding transcriptional repressor: MTISSSPALNPRQQALLTALNACGDEMSGQELHRSLDKTVSMGLATVYRNLRQLQQRGLVRCRHLPTGEALYAPVDRDRHHLTCVDCGKTQVLDHCPIHGIDIPAESRADFELLFHTLEFFGLCSSCRPQPTSEP; the protein is encoded by the coding sequence ATGACAATTAGTTCCTCGCCTGCCTTGAACCCCCGTCAACAGGCATTGCTGACGGCTCTCAACGCCTGTGGGGATGAAATGAGTGGCCAAGAGCTGCATCGCAGCCTCGATAAGACGGTCTCCATGGGACTGGCCACGGTGTACCGCAACCTGCGACAACTGCAGCAACGGGGCCTGGTGCGCTGTCGGCATCTGCCCACGGGTGAAGCGCTGTATGCCCCCGTGGACCGGGATCGCCACCACCTCACCTGTGTGGACTGTGGGAAGACCCAGGTGCTGGATCATTGCCCGATTCATGGCATCGACATCCCCGCGGAAAGTCGAGCTGACTTCGAATTGTTGTTTCACACGCTTGAATTCTTCGGACTGTGCAGCAGCTGCCGCCCGCAGCCGACCTCCGAACCATGA
- a CDS encoding MBL fold metallo-hydrolase codes for MTLAATYYGANGWLLEFNNLRVLVDPWLRGSLGFPPGSWLLKGVLPHERPAPGTLDLLLLTQGLADHSHPETLDLLPRDLPVIGSASAARVVNSLGFQTVTSLRPGETANHRGLTVRATAGAPVPMVENGYLLEHESGQLYLEPHGFLDPTLPEQPLDAVITPMVDLGLPAFGTFVKGRSVAAELVQRFHPAIMLASTSGGDVRFSGALSGILQMNGSVEQTGRDLPTSTRWLDPSPGERLMLKP; via the coding sequence ATGACCCTGGCCGCGACCTACTACGGAGCCAACGGCTGGCTCCTGGAATTCAACAACCTGCGGGTTCTCGTGGATCCCTGGCTTCGGGGAAGCCTGGGTTTTCCGCCGGGATCCTGGCTTCTGAAAGGGGTTCTCCCCCATGAGCGTCCCGCACCCGGGACCCTCGATCTGCTGCTGCTGACGCAGGGGCTGGCGGACCACAGCCACCCCGAAACGCTGGACCTCCTGCCCCGTGATCTGCCCGTCATCGGTTCGGCCTCCGCAGCACGGGTGGTGAACTCCCTTGGATTTCAGACCGTCACCAGCCTCAGACCAGGAGAGACGGCTAACCATAGGGGGCTGACGGTGCGCGCCACTGCCGGAGCCCCCGTTCCCATGGTGGAAAACGGCTACCTCCTGGAGCATGAGTCTGGGCAGCTGTACCTGGAGCCCCATGGCTTCCTGGATCCAACCCTGCCCGAGCAACCCCTGGATGCTGTGATTACGCCGATGGTGGACCTGGGTCTTCCGGCCTTCGGGACCTTTGTCAAAGGCCGAAGCGTGGCCGCGGAACTGGTGCAGCGTTTTCACCCAGCCATCATGCTGGCCAGCACCTCCGGCGGCGATGTTCGCTTCAGCGGAGCCCTCAGTGGAATCCTTCAGATGAACGGGTCCGTGGAGCAGACCGGCCGTGACCTGCCGACGAGCACCCGATGGCTGGACCCCAGCCCGGGAGAGCGTTTGATGCTGAAACCGTAA
- a CDS encoding chlorophyll a/b-binding protein has translation MANSNDSWFQTTAAREIHLEQLKQAERFNGRAAMLGIVIGIITEGLTGAGIAHQIGLGPLVDGYAACRTQFLPFCF, from the coding sequence ATGGCCAACAGCAACGACAGCTGGTTCCAGACCACCGCAGCCCGTGAAATTCACCTGGAACAGCTCAAGCAGGCTGAGCGTTTCAATGGCCGCGCCGCCATGCTCGGCATCGTGATCGGAATCATCACCGAAGGACTCACCGGAGCAGGCATTGCCCACCAGATTGGCCTCGGTCCCCTTGTGGACGGCTATGCCGCCTGCCGCACCCAGTTTCTTCCCTTCTGCTTCTGA
- a CDS encoding protein phosphatase has translation MDSADATGLQATLFDFAIGELVRQHRESFQPLWSVDSWVKLLIWMSLNCGCAGDEAGMSRFVEALGPTVTTRMRRVFFERELEDLDLQVMADPAEQQVLVLPMGPGVHLDLDRAAAVIERVQLQDEVLADRGRWQALDAVVAIPRREAAS, from the coding sequence ATGGATTCCGCTGACGCCACTGGCCTGCAGGCCACCCTGTTTGATTTCGCCATCGGCGAGCTCGTGCGGCAGCACCGCGAGAGTTTTCAGCCGCTGTGGTCGGTGGACAGCTGGGTGAAGTTGCTGATCTGGATGTCGCTCAACTGCGGCTGTGCCGGGGATGAGGCGGGGATGTCCCGCTTTGTTGAGGCCCTCGGCCCGACGGTGACCACACGCATGCGGCGGGTGTTCTTTGAGCGGGAACTGGAGGATCTGGATCTGCAGGTGATGGCGGATCCGGCGGAGCAACAGGTGCTGGTGCTGCCGATGGGGCCTGGTGTGCATCTGGATCTCGATCGGGCCGCGGCGGTGATCGAGAGGGTTCAGTTGCAGGACGAGGTGCTGGCCGATCGGGGCCGCTGGCAGGCCTTGGATGCGGTGGTGGCCATCCCCCGCCGGGAGGCTGCGTCATGA
- the mazG gene encoding nucleoside triphosphate pyrophosphohydrolase, which translates to MASDRPDALQQLIDVVARLRDPDQGCPWDLQQTHATLVPYVLEEAHEVADAIRHGDDAHLKEELGDLLLQVILHAQISRERGSFDVDAIASAISDKLIRRHPHVFGGEPRSWDEIKAEEQAESLARSTSPLSDRLTSKVRGMPALAGAMVISKQAAKAGFEWDDMAGVWEKVHEELDELKEAVASGDQGHAQEELGDLLFTLVNVARWCSLDPEEGLAGTNHRFLDRFSRVESALGGDLQGRSIQELDTLWQAAKAQIRAEQAQAHASGT; encoded by the coding sequence ATGGCTTCAGACCGACCTGATGCGCTGCAGCAACTGATCGATGTGGTGGCCCGTCTGCGGGATCCCGATCAGGGCTGCCCCTGGGATCTGCAGCAAACCCACGCCACGTTGGTGCCTTACGTGCTGGAGGAGGCCCATGAAGTGGCCGATGCCATTCGCCATGGCGACGACGCCCACCTCAAGGAGGAATTGGGCGATCTGCTGTTGCAGGTGATCCTCCATGCCCAGATCAGCCGCGAGCGGGGGAGCTTTGATGTTGATGCCATCGCGAGCGCCATCAGCGACAAACTGATCCGCCGCCATCCCCATGTGTTCGGCGGAGAGCCACGCAGCTGGGATGAGATCAAAGCCGAAGAACAGGCCGAATCCCTGGCCCGGTCCACCAGTCCCCTCAGCGATCGGCTGACCAGCAAGGTGCGGGGCATGCCCGCTCTGGCCGGCGCCATGGTCATCTCCAAGCAAGCGGCCAAGGCCGGCTTCGAGTGGGATGACATGGCCGGCGTCTGGGAGAAGGTCCACGAGGAGCTGGACGAACTCAAGGAGGCGGTGGCCAGCGGCGACCAGGGCCATGCCCAGGAGGAGCTGGGGGATCTGCTGTTCACCCTGGTGAACGTGGCGCGTTGGTGCAGCCTCGATCCCGAGGAGGGGCTGGCGGGAACCAACCACCGCTTCCTCGACCGCTTCTCCCGGGTGGAATCCGCCCTGGGCGGCGATCTTCAAGGTCGCAGCATCCAGGAACTGGACACCCTCTGGCAGGCGGCCAAGGCTCAGATCAGGGCTGAACAGGCGCAAGCTCACGCCTCAGGAACTTGA
- a CDS encoding 2OG-Fe(II) oxygenase → MNLIGHYSNPGYASVADAVREFFERRVDLQRPGVAFGPEGEGEPAKQSTDISLVAMDRSDPESFALAQLILRGVSAGLDRYLQERPLFRDCCPEQALFVNPIFNLQHYAPGEGFKRWHCDWTISDEATEPVHRVLAWILYCNDVDEAGTEFHWQGHHEPAERGKLLIFPAGPSHIHRGRVNHQASKLIATGWINAGRQEDYLRRLAS, encoded by the coding sequence ATGAACCTGATCGGGCACTACAGCAATCCCGGTTACGCCTCGGTGGCCGACGCGGTGCGTGAGTTCTTCGAGCGCCGGGTGGATTTGCAGCGGCCTGGCGTGGCCTTCGGACCGGAGGGGGAGGGTGAACCGGCGAAACAGAGCACCGACATCAGCCTGGTGGCGATGGATCGTTCGGATCCTGAATCCTTCGCGTTGGCGCAGTTGATTCTGCGAGGTGTTTCAGCGGGCCTGGACCGTTATCTGCAGGAGCGACCGCTGTTCCGTGACTGCTGCCCGGAGCAGGCCTTGTTTGTGAACCCGATCTTCAACCTTCAGCACTACGCCCCGGGCGAAGGCTTCAAGCGCTGGCACTGCGATTGGACCATCAGCGATGAGGCCACCGAACCGGTGCATCGGGTGCTGGCCTGGATTCTCTATTGCAACGACGTGGATGAAGCAGGAACCGAGTTCCACTGGCAGGGGCACCACGAACCAGCGGAGCGGGGCAAGTTGCTGATCTTTCCGGCTGGTCCGTCCCACATCCACCGCGGGCGCGTGAATCATCAAGCCAGCAAATTGATCGCCACCGGTTGGATCAACGCCGGACGCCAGGAGGATTACCTACGGCGCCTCGCCAGCTGA
- the gcvT gene encoding glycine cleavage system aminomethyltransferase GcvT yields the protein MTLQRTPLHQLCQDGGGRMVPFAGWEMPVQFSGLIHEHKAVREHVGMFDISHMGVLRLEGPNPKDALQQLVPSDLHRIGPGEACYTVLLNEAGGIRDDLIVYDCGALDDDQGALVLVINAACADADTAWIRERMEPAGLTVTDIKDGGVLLAVQGPDAMGLLEELSGEDLSGLPRFGHRSLNLQGITHPVFTARTGYTGEDGAELLLSADDGQKLWQILLDRGVCPCGLGARDTLRLEAAMHLYGMDMNADTTPFEAGLGWLVHLEMPAEFVGRQALEQAAASGPSKRLVGLKLQGRAIARHDYPVLHNGETVGVVTSGTWSPTLEEPIALAYVPTNLAEVGSELSVEIRGKAQPAVVVKRPFYRRS from the coding sequence ATGACCCTGCAGCGCACGCCTCTCCATCAGCTCTGCCAGGACGGCGGCGGCCGCATGGTGCCCTTTGCAGGCTGGGAGATGCCTGTGCAATTCAGTGGGCTGATCCATGAGCACAAAGCCGTCCGCGAACACGTGGGCATGTTCGACATCTCCCATATGGGGGTTTTACGGCTGGAGGGGCCCAACCCCAAAGATGCACTGCAACAGCTGGTGCCGAGCGATCTGCATCGCATCGGACCCGGCGAAGCCTGTTACACGGTGCTGCTGAACGAGGCCGGCGGCATTCGGGATGACCTGATCGTTTACGACTGCGGTGCCCTCGACGACGACCAAGGTGCCCTGGTGCTGGTGATCAACGCCGCCTGCGCCGATGCAGACACCGCCTGGATCCGAGAGCGCATGGAACCGGCTGGCCTCACGGTGACCGACATCAAGGACGGCGGCGTGCTGCTCGCTGTCCAGGGCCCTGACGCCATGGGATTGCTGGAGGAGTTGAGCGGTGAGGACCTCAGCGGGTTGCCCCGCTTCGGCCACCGCAGCCTCAACCTCCAAGGAATCACCCATCCGGTGTTCACAGCCCGCACGGGGTACACCGGTGAGGACGGTGCTGAGCTGCTGCTCAGTGCGGACGACGGGCAGAAGCTCTGGCAAATCCTGTTGGATCGCGGCGTCTGCCCCTGCGGGCTCGGGGCTCGCGACACCTTGCGTCTGGAAGCCGCCATGCACCTCTACGGCATGGACATGAACGCGGACACCACACCTTTTGAAGCCGGCCTGGGCTGGCTGGTGCATCTGGAGATGCCGGCGGAGTTCGTCGGTCGCCAGGCCCTGGAGCAAGCCGCAGCGTCCGGTCCCTCCAAACGGCTGGTGGGCCTCAAGTTGCAGGGACGCGCCATCGCCCGTCACGACTATCCAGTGCTGCACAACGGAGAAACCGTCGGTGTGGTGACCAGCGGCACCTGGTCTCCAACCCTGGAGGAGCCCATCGCTCTGGCTTACGTCCCCACCAACCTCGCCGAGGTGGGCAGCGAGCTGAGCGTTGAGATCCGCGGCAAGGCCCAGCCCGCCGTTGTGGTCAAACGTCCCTTCTACCGCCGGTCCTGA
- a CDS encoding dienelactone hydrolase family protein, whose product MRIEQQTIGLTVDDSLMRVHLARPVEQGPWPGLMFYSDIYQLGDPILRLANRLAGYGFVVAAPEIFHRLEPVGTVIEPDAIGRLRGNDAARRTEIAAYDADAQALLSWLRDQAEVDEQRLGAIGFCIGGHLAFRAALRPEVRATACLYPTGLQNGKLGRGVADSLQRAGEIQGALFTLFGSDDPHVPADDREGVLEALRGLKHETLLFEANHTFMRDDGWRWDPDLADQAWAAVIKFLRRELAPVQP is encoded by the coding sequence ATGCGGATCGAGCAACAGACCATCGGTCTGACCGTGGACGACAGCCTGATGCGGGTTCATCTGGCTCGGCCCGTCGAGCAGGGCCCCTGGCCCGGGCTGATGTTTTATTCGGACATCTACCAACTCGGCGATCCGATCCTGCGGTTGGCGAATCGCCTGGCCGGCTATGGATTTGTGGTGGCGGCGCCGGAGATCTTCCATCGCCTGGAGCCGGTGGGGACGGTGATCGAGCCCGACGCGATCGGTCGACTGCGGGGCAACGACGCCGCCCGTCGCACGGAGATCGCCGCCTACGACGCGGATGCCCAGGCGTTGCTGAGCTGGCTGAGGGACCAGGCCGAGGTGGATGAGCAGCGCCTTGGTGCCATCGGTTTCTGCATCGGTGGCCATCTCGCCTTCCGTGCTGCTCTGCGACCCGAGGTGCGTGCAACGGCTTGCCTCTACCCAACCGGGTTGCAGAACGGAAAACTGGGCCGAGGCGTCGCTGATTCTCTGCAGCGGGCCGGCGAGATCCAGGGGGCCTTGTTCACGCTGTTCGGCTCGGACGATCCTCACGTACCGGCTGACGATCGCGAGGGGGTTCTCGAGGCCCTGCGTGGGCTGAAGCACGAGACCCTGTTGTTTGAGGCCAATCACACCTTCATGCGTGATGACGGCTGGCGCTGGGATCCGGATCTTGCCGATCAGGCCTGGGCTGCCGTGATCAAGTTCCTGAGGCGTGAGCTTGCGCCTGTTCAGCCCTGA
- a CDS encoding mechanosensitive ion channel domain-containing protein, with protein sequence MLQDLNREVVTWLGYLQRGSVLLQLAIVVSTLLVDKRSRWTRRLDSEVFSTFAELVAPLLLMLLGAAIKALGFPGGLVQYLATLWLLWRLFKPINLLVEQRFPNLPVNELDRMLFRPLLLVFTVLSFFQILGSRESLAIIEIGDVFGVTLTVGKLFTALTITYLIVAYAKRPAALVAWLGGYYIGLKPQGQRALEVILQYSVIGVGVMGVAYYIGINGTALVAVAGGLSVGIGFGIKEIVSNFISSLWLLFEGSVRPGEILMINGDPCNVRKLGLRATQLRRGRDGAELLIPNQNFFTQEAESYTAEETSRRDAVVVGAPYHHEPKQVIAILVEVAQQHEKVLQYPPPAAFTIDFADSSINYKLLFWVRNPLEAFGVGSDLRQAIWTAFEKNGIGIPFPQRQVYPMEWPPSKEQTHRIGSPSNQLQADAGKDSAGEAP encoded by the coding sequence ATGCTCCAGGATCTGAACCGGGAAGTGGTCACCTGGCTGGGCTATCTCCAGCGGGGTTCCGTACTGCTGCAGCTGGCGATCGTGGTGAGCACGTTGCTGGTCGACAAGCGCAGTAGATGGACCCGTCGCCTGGACTCCGAAGTCTTCAGCACCTTTGCAGAACTGGTCGCCCCATTGCTGCTGATGCTGTTAGGGGCTGCCATCAAAGCGTTGGGTTTCCCCGGTGGCTTGGTGCAGTACCTGGCCACACTCTGGCTGCTGTGGCGGCTGTTCAAACCCATCAACTTGCTCGTGGAGCAGCGCTTCCCGAACTTGCCGGTGAATGAACTGGATCGAATGCTGTTCCGGCCCTTGTTGCTGGTGTTCACGGTGCTCAGTTTCTTCCAGATCCTGGGCAGCCGCGAATCCCTGGCCATCATTGAAATCGGGGACGTCTTCGGGGTAACCCTCACCGTGGGCAAGCTGTTCACAGCCCTGACAATCACCTACCTGATCGTCGCCTACGCCAAGCGTCCCGCTGCGCTGGTGGCCTGGCTGGGGGGCTACTACATCGGACTGAAACCCCAGGGACAACGGGCTTTGGAAGTCATCCTCCAGTACTCGGTAATCGGCGTCGGCGTGATGGGGGTGGCGTATTACATCGGCATCAACGGAACCGCCCTGGTGGCGGTGGCCGGGGGCCTCTCAGTGGGCATCGGCTTCGGTATCAAGGAGATCGTCTCCAACTTCATCAGCAGCCTCTGGCTGTTGTTTGAAGGTTCGGTTCGCCCGGGCGAGATCCTGATGATCAACGGCGACCCCTGCAACGTGCGCAAGCTGGGGCTGCGGGCCACCCAATTGCGCCGGGGCCGCGATGGAGCGGAACTGCTGATCCCCAACCAGAACTTCTTCACCCAGGAGGCGGAGTCGTACACCGCGGAGGAAACCTCACGCCGCGACGCGGTTGTTGTTGGTGCTCCTTACCACCATGAGCCCAAACAGGTGATTGCGATCCTTGTCGAGGTCGCCCAGCAGCACGAGAAGGTCCTCCAATACCCTCCCCCGGCAGCGTTCACCATCGATTTCGCCGACTCCTCGATCAACTACAAGCTGCTGTTCTGGGTACGCAATCCCCTGGAAGCCTTTGGTGTGGGGAGCGACTTACGCCAAGCCATCTGGACGGCATTTGAGAAGAACGGAATCGGCATTCCCTTCCCCCAGCGCCAGGTGTATCCCATGGAATGGCCCCCTTCCAAGGAGCAAACCCACAGGATCGGTAGCCCCTCCAATCAGCTGCAGGCCGATGCAGGAAAAGACTCAGCTGGCGAGGCGCCGTAG
- the speB gene encoding agmatinase translates to MTPFDSDGSIFMGSRRDPAGCRIGLFGVPYDGTTSFRPGTRFGPAAIREVSQGLETYCPQLEMDLEDLAFADLGAVDIPFGAPEPVVEAVQQATGTVLDLGLKPLMLGGEHSISSGAVAAVAEQHPDLVLVQLDAHADLREEWLGARHSHACAMRRCLEVLPSGDLLQLAIRSGTRDEFQELQSSGRRITDAAALQQALKPLQGKPIYLTVDLDWFDPAVLPGTGTPEPGGFLWRDFAAVVEVLREHRLIAADVVELAPQLDTSGVSSVLAAKVTRSLILLMGAADQ, encoded by the coding sequence ATGACCCCTTTCGACAGCGACGGCAGCATCTTCATGGGATCCCGCCGCGACCCAGCCGGCTGCCGCATCGGCCTGTTCGGCGTCCCTTACGACGGCACCACCTCCTTCCGGCCAGGCACCCGGTTTGGACCGGCCGCGATCCGTGAGGTGAGCCAGGGCCTGGAAACCTATTGCCCGCAACTGGAGATGGATCTGGAGGACCTGGCCTTTGCCGACCTCGGTGCTGTGGACATCCCCTTCGGCGCACCTGAACCCGTTGTGGAGGCCGTGCAACAGGCCACAGGGACTGTGCTCGATCTGGGTCTCAAACCTCTGATGCTGGGGGGCGAGCATTCGATCAGCTCCGGGGCTGTCGCCGCCGTCGCTGAACAACATCCCGATCTGGTGCTGGTGCAGCTGGATGCCCATGCGGACCTCCGGGAGGAGTGGCTCGGTGCCCGCCACAGCCATGCGTGTGCCATGCGGCGCTGCCTGGAGGTGCTGCCCAGTGGCGACCTGCTGCAGCTGGCCATTCGCAGCGGCACCCGCGATGAATTTCAAGAGCTGCAGAGCAGTGGACGGCGCATCACGGATGCAGCAGCGCTACAGCAAGCCCTGAAACCACTGCAAGGGAAACCGATCTATCTGACGGTGGATCTGGACTGGTTTGATCCAGCCGTGCTGCCCGGAACTGGGACCCCGGAACCCGGCGGCTTCCTGTGGAGGGATTTTGCAGCCGTGGTGGAGGTTCTGCGGGAGCATCGGCTCATCGCGGCCGATGTGGTGGAACTGGCGCCACAGCTCGACACCAGCGGGGTCAGCTCAGTTCTGGCGGCCAAGGTGACGCGAAGCCTGATCCTGCTGATGGGTGCGGCCGATCAATAG
- the speE gene encoding polyamine aminopropyltransferase, with protein MGGWIDEEHRGVRYGLAGEVLVEETSPFQRISVIRSERYGKGLLLDGCWMTAEQQERHYHEALVHPALCSAEAIERVLVIGGGDGGTARECLRYPDVSHLDLVEIDGRVVELSRKHLPGIGGAAWSDPRCHLTVGDGIAWAAAAPDQSYDVVLVDGSDPAGPAEGLFNRAFFEHCRRILRPGGVFATQSESPEAFREVHVAMVRLLREVFGHADPLYGWVPMYPSGWWSWTVAAVDGPRYRTVQPARAEQVAEGCEIWSPRWQQGALDTVPAFIARELAR; from the coding sequence ATGGGCGGATGGATCGATGAAGAACACCGTGGGGTCCGCTACGGCCTTGCCGGAGAGGTGCTCGTGGAGGAGACCAGCCCGTTTCAGCGGATCAGCGTGATCCGCAGCGAGCGGTACGGCAAAGGCCTGCTGCTCGATGGCTGTTGGATGACCGCCGAGCAGCAGGAGCGGCACTATCACGAAGCGCTGGTCCATCCAGCCCTCTGCAGCGCAGAGGCAATCGAACGGGTGCTGGTGATCGGCGGCGGCGACGGGGGCACCGCCCGCGAATGTCTGCGTTACCCGGACGTGAGTCACCTTGACCTGGTGGAGATCGACGGACGGGTGGTGGAGCTCAGCCGGAAGCACTTACCGGGCATCGGCGGAGCGGCCTGGAGTGATCCCCGCTGTCACCTCACCGTGGGGGACGGCATCGCATGGGCCGCCGCCGCTCCTGATCAGAGCTACGACGTTGTGCTGGTGGATGGATCTGACCCGGCGGGCCCGGCGGAGGGCCTGTTCAATCGAGCGTTCTTTGAACACTGCAGGCGCATCCTCCGACCTGGCGGGGTGTTCGCCACCCAGAGCGAATCCCCGGAAGCCTTCCGCGAGGTGCATGTGGCCATGGTGCGCCTGCTGCGTGAGGTGTTCGGCCATGCCGACCCTCTCTACGGATGGGTGCCGATGTATCCCAGCGGCTGGTGGAGCTGGACCGTCGCTGCTGTGGATGGCCCCCGTTACCGAACGGTCCAGCCGGCACGGGCAGAGCAGGTGGCCGAGGGCTGTGAGATCTGGAGCCCTCGCTGGCAACAGGGCGCCCTGGATACCGTCCCCGCCTTCATCGCACGGGAGTTGGCGCGATGA
- the arfB gene encoding alternative ribosome rescue aminoacyl-tRNA hydrolase ArfB: MVLDLHVTDRLVIPSGELQWRFSRASGPGGQGVNTTDSRVELVLDLQTCSVLGPFRRARLLEQLASRLSDGCLRVVVADERSQWQNRQKALHRMAELLRQGLQPPPPSRKSARPGRGAVKRRLQAKKKRGDLKRQRGNRPTLEE; this comes from the coding sequence ATGGTCCTGGATCTCCATGTCACCGACCGCCTGGTGATTCCCTCAGGGGAGTTGCAATGGCGCTTCTCGCGGGCCTCCGGTCCGGGGGGCCAGGGGGTGAACACCACCGATTCGCGGGTGGAGCTGGTGCTGGATCTTCAAACCTGTTCGGTGCTGGGCCCCTTCCGCCGGGCTCGATTGCTGGAGCAGCTGGCGTCCCGGCTGTCGGATGGTTGTTTGCGGGTGGTGGTGGCGGACGAGCGCTCCCAGTGGCAGAACCGTCAGAAGGCTCTGCATCGCATGGCCGAGCTGCTGCGGCAAGGTCTGCAGCCTCCGCCACCATCGCGGAAGTCCGCCCGTCCAGGACGCGGTGCGGTGAAGCGTCGTCTGCAGGCCAAGAAAAAGCGCGGTGATCTCAAGCGTCAGCGCGGCAATCGGCCAACACTTGAGGAGTGA
- a CDS encoding metal-binding protein: MASGRAHDRATLLFSALLGVSAAVIWGLDSGLVAAAACVIGGLWLSPDLDTHSNALRRWGPLRGLWWPYRRLIPHRSVWSHGPLIGTGLRLLLLLGWWSLLSALTGWPTNAGLPQMILWLEQQPQQAIALVIGLEASAWLHLVLDGDPWPVEWAQRRRR; this comes from the coding sequence ATGGCCTCCGGCCGAGCCCATGACCGCGCCACGCTGCTCTTTAGTGCTCTCCTTGGAGTGAGTGCCGCCGTCATATGGGGCCTCGACAGCGGTCTTGTTGCCGCCGCGGCATGCGTGATCGGCGGACTCTGGCTGTCTCCGGATCTGGACACGCACTCCAATGCCCTGCGGCGCTGGGGACCGCTCCGAGGTTTGTGGTGGCCCTACCGACGCCTGATTCCCCACCGATCGGTCTGGTCCCACGGGCCCCTGATCGGCACGGGCTTGCGATTGCTGCTGCTGCTGGGGTGGTGGAGTCTGCTGTCAGCCCTCACAGGCTGGCCCACGAACGCAGGATTGCCCCAAATGATCCTTTGGCTCGAGCAACAGCCCCAGCAAGCGATCGCCCTCGTGATCGGCCTTGAGGCCAGCGCCTGGCTGCATCTGGTCCTGGATGGGGATCCCTGGCCTGTGGAGTGGGCCCAGCGGCGCCGGCGATGA